In Dyadobacter subterraneus, a single genomic region encodes these proteins:
- a CDS encoding TonB-dependent receptor — protein sequence MAKSLPFSVRFVILLVICCLLTNILFAQQKTVSGRVIATEDGAGLPGVSIVVKGTNIGAITGADGTYNVAVPGEKSVLSFSFVGFATQEKTVGTLATIDVSLESDTKQFSELVVIGSRNSSRTKLDTPAPVDVISVAKISQNMPQTELGQLLKQVAPSFNSLKIPGGDLASHVDAVQLRNQPPNQTLVLLNGKRRHSSSLLLVANNSGPSTTVDMRTIPLAAVEKVEILRDGAAAQYGSDAIAGVVNMELKKSVGVFTGMYNTGFYANVGLAKNKDIDKFGTDGKLQQFMGNYGFALGDKGGFINLTFELSQQGKTSRVPKGGYSGAVFDDSYLNNTRKDEYGQTIITNPELIASPDNAALKTDQGLQDARGLKKKDFEMINGLSKVENGTIFMNMAIPLGPMKGNEFYAFGGLNYRNTLSGCYYRFPRQQDRFLNDLYPNGFLPQLTSNISDRSLTMGVKGKAGIFDVDFSNSFGNSKFGFGMVNTMNASYGPSTPTTMRLGDNNFIQNTTNLGLTKLFENPGNGALKSINVAFGAEMRIENYQIKAGQKESYTKGDYGTFTAPADNYNYTKNVNKDVKSEQTIKTVTGADSTVYVDLILPYKGDKVDIKGYSPNCQCFRGFAPEQETNAFRSVMAGYVDVEVDVTKRFMVEGAARYEHYSDFGGVLTGKFATRYSIIPDMFAVRGSISTGFRAPSLQELYYAQTSTGFTPGGVPFDQGYFTNNSTAAKALGIPKLKQERSTNISFGLTSQLITGLEVTADAYYIRIKDKIIQTGGFGGSVIGGNFSNIITADGIAQFFTNAADVETKGIDLVANYRAVVGRGGQMTFSLAANWNTVAFTKVYPAPLNIGANNTLPTDPTLRAQYLSDIYLNRSSRGSFERGNPRQKYIASIVYTKGPLSAMIRGVYYGGVNYYSNYHETSDITSPYADYTLGARATMDLSVSYQIIKALRVSIGGDNITNTYPTKTRADLTDSGRFAYDNYQMGYQGAYYYARMSFQF from the coding sequence ATGGCAAAATCATTACCATTTAGTGTCAGGTTTGTAATTCTCTTAGTCATCTGCTGTTTGCTGACGAACATTTTATTCGCCCAGCAAAAAACTGTTTCGGGACGTGTGATCGCGACCGAAGACGGAGCAGGACTTCCCGGCGTAAGCATTGTCGTAAAAGGAACCAATATCGGGGCCATAACAGGGGCTGACGGTACTTACAATGTGGCTGTTCCAGGTGAAAAGTCAGTATTATCTTTTTCTTTTGTTGGTTTTGCAACACAGGAAAAAACAGTTGGCACATTAGCGACAATCGATGTATCACTTGAAAGTGATACCAAACAATTTTCTGAACTGGTCGTAATCGGTTCTCGGAATTCATCCCGTACCAAACTGGATACGCCAGCGCCGGTGGATGTAATTTCTGTTGCAAAAATATCTCAAAACATGCCTCAGACGGAATTAGGTCAACTTTTGAAACAAGTTGCTCCGTCGTTTAACTCACTTAAAATACCAGGAGGCGACCTTGCCTCACACGTAGATGCTGTGCAGCTGCGTAACCAACCCCCTAACCAGACATTAGTTTTATTGAACGGAAAACGCCGTCATTCGTCTTCCTTGCTTTTGGTAGCAAACAATTCCGGCCCGTCGACAACTGTTGATATGCGCACAATTCCTTTGGCAGCGGTGGAAAAAGTTGAAATTCTTCGTGACGGTGCAGCAGCGCAGTATGGCTCTGATGCCATCGCCGGTGTTGTAAATATGGAATTGAAGAAAAGCGTTGGCGTTTTTACGGGTATGTATAACACCGGCTTTTACGCAAATGTAGGTCTGGCAAAAAACAAGGATATCGACAAATTCGGTACTGATGGAAAGTTACAGCAATTCATGGGTAACTATGGTTTTGCTTTGGGAGATAAAGGTGGTTTTATCAACCTTACTTTTGAATTAAGTCAGCAGGGAAAAACAAGTCGTGTTCCAAAAGGCGGATACAGCGGCGCCGTTTTTGACGACAGTTATTTGAACAACACAAGAAAAGATGAGTACGGACAAACGATCATTACAAATCCGGAATTAATTGCCAGTCCGGATAACGCAGCACTTAAAACCGATCAGGGATTGCAGGATGCGCGTGGATTGAAAAAGAAAGATTTTGAAATGATCAATGGTTTGAGCAAAGTCGAAAACGGAACCATTTTCATGAATATGGCCATTCCATTAGGGCCAATGAAAGGAAATGAATTTTACGCTTTCGGTGGACTTAATTACCGTAATACATTGAGCGGTTGCTACTATCGTTTTCCTCGTCAGCAGGATCGTTTTTTAAATGACCTTTATCCAAACGGATTTTTGCCTCAGCTTACTTCCAATATTTCTGATAGATCTTTAACGATGGGTGTTAAAGGAAAAGCAGGAATTTTCGATGTTGATTTCAGCAATTCATTCGGAAACAGCAAGTTTGGTTTTGGTATGGTGAATACGATGAACGCATCTTACGGACCTTCCACGCCTACTACGATGCGTCTTGGAGATAACAATTTTATCCAGAACACAACCAATTTAGGGTTAACAAAATTGTTTGAAAATCCGGGAAATGGTGCGCTTAAAAGTATCAACGTAGCTTTTGGTGCGGAAATGCGTATTGAAAATTATCAGATCAAGGCAGGACAAAAAGAATCATATACCAAAGGTGATTATGGTACTTTCACAGCACCTGCTGATAATTACAACTATACAAAAAATGTTAACAAGGATGTAAAATCTGAACAAACAATTAAAACAGTAACCGGTGCAGATTCTACGGTTTATGTTGATTTGATCCTTCCTTACAAAGGCGACAAAGTTGATATCAAGGGATATTCCCCAAACTGCCAGTGTTTCCGCGGATTTGCTCCTGAGCAGGAAACAAATGCTTTCCGTTCGGTAATGGCTGGTTATGTGGATGTTGAAGTAGACGTTACAAAACGTTTTATGGTTGAAGGTGCTGCACGTTACGAACATTACAGCGATTTCGGTGGTGTATTAACTGGTAAATTTGCAACCCGTTATTCCATCATCCCTGATATGTTTGCCGTTCGCGGTTCTATCAGTACAGGTTTCCGTGCACCAAGTCTTCAGGAATTGTATTATGCACAAACTTCAACTGGTTTTACTCCGGGTGGTGTTCCTTTTGACCAGGGATATTTCACCAACAATAGTACAGCGGCAAAAGCATTAGGCATTCCAAAATTGAAACAGGAACGTTCGACAAACATCAGTTTCGGCCTTACTTCTCAATTAATTACCGGACTTGAAGTAACTGCGGATGCTTATTATATCAGAATTAAAGACAAAATCATCCAGACCGGTGGTTTTGGTGGCAGCGTAATCGGTGGAAATTTCAGTAACATTATTACCGCTGATGGTATCGCTCAGTTCTTTACAAATGCAGCTGATGTTGAAACAAAAGGGATTGACCTTGTGGCGAATTATCGTGCGGTTGTAGGAAGAGGCGGGCAAATGACTTTCTCTCTTGCGGCTAACTGGAATACGGTTGCATTCACAAAAGTTTATCCTGCACCGCTTAATATTGGTGCAAACAATACTTTGCCAACGGATCCAACTTTGCGTGCGCAGTATCTTTCTGACATCTACCTGAACCGTAGTTCCCGCGGAAGTTTTGAAAGAGGTAATCCACGTCAGAAATACATCGCTTCTATTGTCTATACAAAAGGACCTTTATCTGCGATGATCCGCGGTGTTTATTATGGCGGTGTAAATTATTACAGCAACTATCACGAAACTTCGGACATCACTTCTCCTTATGCAGATTACACATTGGGAGCTCGTGCAACGATGGATTTAAGTGTTAGCTATCAAATCATCAAAGCACTTCGTGTTTCAATTGGCGGAGATAATATTACAAACACTTATCCAACAAAAACACGTGCTGATTTGACAGATTCTGGTCGTTTCGCTTATGATAACTATCAAATGGGATATCAGGGCGCATATTATTACGCGCGTATGAGCTTCCAGTTCTAA